From a region of the Agrobacterium tumefaciens genome:
- the guaB gene encoding IMP dehydrogenase — protein sequence MARIIQTPTGLDALTFDDVLLQPGHSEVMPGQTNISTRIARDIDLNLPILSSAMDTVTEGRLAIAMAQAGGIGVIHRNLTPIEQAEEVRQVKKFESGMVVNPVTIGPDATLAEAQALMKAHGISGIPVVENGGAGGHKNGRLVGILTNRDVRFASDPQQKIYELMTRENLVTVKESSVDQQEARRLLHKHRIEKLLVVDAKGNCVGLITVKDIEKSQLNPNATKDAQGRLRAAAAISVGADAIERAERLIDAGVDLLVVDTAHGHSQRVLDAVAHVKKMSNSVRIIAGNVATADGTKALIDAGADGVKVGIGPGSICTTRIVAGVGVPQLAAIMASVEVANAADIPVIADGGIKFSGDLAKAIAAGASAVMIGSLLAGTDESPGEVFLYQGRSFKAYRGMGSVGAMARGSADRYFQAEVRDTLKLVPEGIEGQVPYKGPVSGVLHQLAGGLKAAMGYVGGGTIKEFQERATFVRISSAGLRESHAHDVTITRESPNYPGSV from the coding sequence ATGGCACGCATCATTCAAACACCCACTGGTTTGGACGCTCTCACATTTGACGATGTGTTGCTGCAACCCGGACATTCGGAGGTCATGCCTGGCCAGACGAATATTTCCACCCGTATTGCCCGCGATATTGACCTGAACCTCCCGATCCTTTCGTCCGCTATGGATACCGTGACCGAAGGTCGTCTTGCCATTGCGATGGCACAGGCCGGCGGTATTGGTGTTATCCACCGCAACCTGACGCCGATCGAGCAGGCTGAGGAAGTTCGTCAGGTCAAGAAGTTTGAAAGCGGCATGGTCGTCAACCCGGTGACAATCGGACCGGATGCAACGCTGGCTGAAGCTCAGGCGCTGATGAAGGCTCACGGCATCTCCGGTATTCCGGTGGTCGAAAACGGTGGGGCCGGCGGTCATAAGAACGGCCGTCTTGTTGGTATCCTCACCAACCGCGATGTGCGTTTTGCGTCTGATCCGCAGCAGAAGATCTACGAATTGATGACCCGCGAAAATCTGGTCACGGTCAAGGAAAGCAGCGTTGACCAGCAGGAAGCGCGGCGTCTGCTGCACAAGCATCGCATTGAAAAGCTGCTTGTTGTCGATGCGAAGGGCAACTGCGTTGGCCTCATCACCGTCAAGGACATCGAGAAGTCGCAGCTAAACCCGAATGCAACGAAAGATGCGCAGGGCCGTCTGCGTGCCGCTGCCGCAATCAGCGTTGGTGCTGACGCCATCGAGCGTGCCGAGCGTCTGATCGACGCCGGCGTTGACCTTCTGGTCGTCGATACGGCGCATGGTCATTCGCAGCGCGTTCTCGACGCCGTTGCCCACGTAAAGAAAATGTCGAACTCGGTTCGCATCATTGCCGGTAACGTCGCGACGGCTGACGGGACCAAGGCGCTGATTGATGCGGGTGCGGATGGCGTAAAGGTCGGTATCGGCCCGGGTTCGATCTGCACGACACGTATCGTTGCCGGTGTCGGCGTCCCGCAGCTTGCCGCGATCATGGCATCGGTTGAAGTTGCCAATGCTGCCGATATCCCTGTCATTGCCGATGGCGGCATCAAGTTCTCCGGCGACCTTGCCAAGGCAATTGCCGCAGGCGCATCCGCCGTGATGATCGGCTCGCTTCTCGCCGGCACGGATGAGAGCCCCGGTGAGGTCTTCCTCTATCAGGGTCGCTCCTTCAAGGCTTACCGTGGCATGGGTTCCGTTGGTGCCATGGCGCGTGGTTCGGCAGACCGTTACTTCCAGGCGGAAGTCCGCGATACGCTGAAGCTTGTTCCGGAAGGCATCGAAGGTCAGGTTCCGTATAAAGGTCCGGTCTCCGGCGTTCTGCACCAGCTTGCAGGCGGCCTGAAGGCTGCCATGGGTTATGTCGGTGGTGGTACGATCAAGGAATTCCAGGAACGCGCTACCTTCGTGCGCATTTCCAGCGCTGGCCTGCGCGAAAGCCACGCGCACGACGTGACGATCACCCGCGAAAGCCCGAACTATCCCGGTTCGGTTTGA
- the adhP gene encoding alcohol dehydrogenase AdhP — protein MAKTMKAAVVRAFGKPLTIEEVPIPDPGPGEILINYKATGICHTDLHAATGDWPVKPNPPFIPGHEGVGYVAKIGAGVTGIKEGDRAGTPWLYTACGCCIPCRTGWETLCPSQKNAGYSVNGSFAEYGLADPKFVGRLPDNLEFGPAAPVLCAGVTVYKGLKETEVRPGEWVVISGIGGLGHMAVQYAKAMGMNVVAADIFEDKLELAKKLGADVTVNGRAPDAVEQVQKAVGGVHGALVTAVSPKAMEQAYGFLRSKGTMALVGLPPGFISIPVFDTVLKRITVRGSIVGTRQDLEEALTFAGEGKVAAHFSWDKLDNINDIFHRMEEGKIEGRIVVDLAA, from the coding sequence ATGGCAAAAACAATGAAGGCGGCTGTTGTCCGCGCATTTGGAAAACCGCTGACGATCGAGGAAGTGCCCATTCCTGATCCCGGTCCGGGCGAAATTCTCATCAACTACAAGGCAACGGGTATTTGCCACACGGACCTTCATGCCGCGACAGGTGATTGGCCGGTCAAGCCGAACCCGCCTTTCATCCCCGGTCATGAGGGTGTTGGTTACGTTGCCAAGATCGGCGCTGGCGTCACCGGCATCAAGGAAGGTGATCGGGCCGGAACACCATGGCTTTATACGGCCTGCGGTTGCTGCATTCCTTGCCGAACGGGATGGGAGACCCTTTGCCCGAGCCAGAAAAACGCCGGTTACTCGGTGAATGGCAGTTTTGCCGAATATGGTCTCGCCGATCCGAAGTTCGTCGGACGCCTGCCGGATAATCTCGAATTTGGTCCCGCCGCTCCCGTTCTTTGTGCAGGCGTCACCGTCTACAAGGGCCTGAAGGAAACCGAGGTGAGACCCGGCGAATGGGTTGTGATCTCCGGCATTGGTGGCCTCGGCCATATGGCCGTGCAATATGCCAAGGCCATGGGCATGAATGTTGTCGCAGCCGACATTTTCGAGGACAAGCTGGAGCTTGCGAAAAAGCTGGGCGCCGATGTCACCGTCAATGGGCGCGCGCCGGATGCGGTCGAGCAGGTACAGAAGGCCGTCGGTGGCGTACATGGCGCCTTGGTCACGGCGGTCTCTCCCAAGGCCATGGAGCAGGCTTACGGTTTCCTTCGTTCCAAGGGTACGATGGCACTGGTTGGTTTGCCGCCGGGCTTCATTTCCATTCCGGTTTTCGACACGGTGCTGAAACGCATTACCGTGCGTGGTTCCATCGTCGGTACGCGGCAGGATCTGGAGGAAGCACTGACCTTTGCGGGTGAGGGCAAGGTCGCAGCCCACTTCTCCTGGGACAAGCTCGATAACATCAACGATATCTTCCACCGAATGGAAGAAGGCAAGATCGAAGGCCGCATCGTGGTTGACCTTGCCGCCTGA
- a CDS encoding dienelactone hydrolase family protein produces the protein MDKPKITQAMIDAYDEYTHLSLDRRKFMEKLSLLAGSGAAAATIAPLLAANSAKAAVVAADDDRIVAEEVAYPGASGEMKGYLVTPKSASDPLGSVIVIHENRGLNDHIRDVARRAALDGFRALAVDFLSPQGGTPADEEKARQMFSGLDMDATVANAEASRVWLAARQGANGKVGAVGFCWGGGLVNRFATKSEGLNAGVAYYGQQAPAADVPAIKAPLLLHYAGLDERINAGIDAYKKALEENGKTFEIFIYDGVNHAFNNDTSSARYDKAAADIAWSRTTEFFKKYLA, from the coding sequence ATGGATAAGCCGAAAATCACGCAGGCAATGATCGATGCTTACGATGAATATACGCATCTCAGCCTTGATCGCCGCAAGTTCATGGAAAAGCTGAGTTTGCTTGCCGGTTCCGGAGCGGCTGCCGCAACGATTGCGCCGCTTCTTGCGGCCAATAGTGCAAAGGCTGCGGTTGTCGCGGCTGATGACGACCGTATTGTTGCGGAAGAAGTAGCCTATCCGGGTGCGTCCGGTGAGATGAAGGGTTATCTCGTCACGCCGAAATCAGCATCCGATCCATTGGGATCGGTGATTGTCATCCACGAAAACCGGGGTCTGAACGATCACATCCGCGATGTTGCACGTCGAGCTGCTCTGGATGGCTTCCGGGCACTCGCCGTTGATTTCCTGTCGCCCCAGGGCGGAACGCCCGCCGATGAGGAAAAGGCGCGCCAGATGTTCAGCGGTCTCGACATGGATGCGACTGTGGCCAATGCCGAAGCAAGCCGTGTATGGCTCGCGGCGCGGCAAGGTGCAAACGGCAAGGTTGGCGCGGTTGGTTTCTGCTGGGGCGGCGGGCTCGTCAATCGCTTCGCCACCAAATCGGAAGGGCTGAATGCCGGTGTTGCCTATTACGGCCAGCAGGCACCGGCAGCCGATGTTCCGGCCATCAAAGCGCCGTTGCTGCTGCACTACGCTGGCCTGGATGAACGGATCAACGCCGGAATAGACGCCTACAAAAAGGCGCTGGAGGAAAACGGCAAGACGTTCGAGATATTCATTTATGACGGCGTCAATCACGCCTTCAACAATGATACCTCTTCAGCCCGTTACGACAAGGCGGCAGCAGATATTGCCTGGAGCCGGACGACGGAATTCTTCAAAAAATATCTCGCCTGA
- a CDS encoding LysR family transcriptional regulator → MSAPLDIDQLHTFIAIVDTGSFTKAADRVFKTQSAVSMQMRRLEERIGKQLFAKDGRGNRLTAEGEKLMNYARRIIRLNNEAIAAFDDNRLEGTLRIGTPDDYADRYMPEIIGRFAKTHPNVELYIVCEPSVSLGEKMARGELDIALVTHNPRARSSDVVRTEPLCWVASANHPLKDDAPVPLAVGRRDCHWRQLACSALDADGRDYQILFTSWSSTVVAAAVLAGMAVSVLPESALRTGMKVLTSADGFPPLPPVQIGLMKRPGLSPSLVNAITDHITACLDNISPASVADEMDSDVKTYPKLPRLRAGHMLPGW, encoded by the coding sequence ATGTCCGCACCCCTCGACATAGATCAGCTTCACACTTTCATCGCCATCGTCGATACCGGAAGTTTCACGAAAGCAGCGGATCGCGTTTTCAAGACGCAATCGGCCGTTTCCATGCAGATGCGACGACTTGAGGAGCGGATCGGCAAACAGCTTTTCGCCAAGGATGGGCGTGGTAACCGCCTGACGGCGGAAGGCGAGAAGCTGATGAATTATGCCCGTCGCATCATCCGTCTGAACAACGAGGCGATTGCAGCCTTCGATGACAATCGACTGGAAGGTACGCTTCGGATCGGCACACCGGACGACTATGCCGATCGTTACATGCCCGAAATCATCGGACGTTTTGCAAAAACCCATCCGAATGTCGAACTTTACATCGTCTGTGAGCCCTCCGTCAGTCTCGGCGAGAAAATGGCACGCGGCGAACTGGATATCGCACTGGTCACTCATAACCCCCGCGCCCGCTCTTCCGATGTCGTGCGCACGGAGCCTCTCTGTTGGGTCGCCTCCGCCAACCATCCGCTCAAGGACGACGCGCCGGTGCCACTTGCTGTTGGTCGCCGCGATTGCCATTGGAGGCAGCTCGCCTGCTCCGCGCTTGACGCCGATGGCCGCGACTATCAAATCCTCTTCACAAGCTGGTCGTCCACGGTCGTTGCAGCCGCCGTTCTTGCAGGCATGGCGGTTTCCGTCCTGCCGGAATCGGCTCTACGCACCGGCATGAAGGTACTGACCTCCGCAGATGGCTTCCCGCCTTTGCCTCCAGTGCAGATTGGCCTGATGAAGCGCCCCGGTCTGTCGCCGTCGCTCGTCAATGCCATTACCGACCACATCACCGCCTGCCTCGACAATATTTCACCGGCAAGCGTGGCCGACGAAATGGACAGCGACGTCAAGACCTACCCGAAGCTACCCCGTCTGAGAGCGGGGCATATGTTGCCTGGCTGGTAG
- a CDS encoding DUF1127 domain-containing protein, translating into MRTAERRMELELATTRQSETWVRVAVRAASSVKTFLRRIGNRIAANELTELDDRLLADVGIARSDVMRALDSGLLEDPTEHLTRAARLRAVSRFEIRRPD; encoded by the coding sequence ATGCGCACGGCAGAACGGAGAATGGAACTGGAACTCGCAACCACCAGGCAGAGCGAAACGTGGGTTCGCGTCGCCGTGCGTGCGGCCTCGTCTGTGAAAACGTTTCTGCGGCGTATTGGCAATCGTATCGCAGCCAATGAATTGACGGAACTCGATGATCGCCTGCTCGCCGATGTCGGGATTGCCCGCTCGGATGTCATGAGGGCACTCGACAGCGGCCTGCTCGAGGACCCGACCGAACATCTGACGCGCGCGGCGAGATTGCGCGCTGTATCGAGGTTCGAGATCCGTCGTCCGGACTAA
- a CDS encoding glutamate--cysteine ligase, with product MARDTTDQTPLSSVTELTDYLAGGCRPEADFRIGTEHEKFAFFRKDNTPVPYFGDASISALLKGMQEKLGWEPIMDGENIIGLGEQHGMGAISIEPGGQFELSGAPLENLHQTCKESNQHLATLREVAEPMGIRFLGVGGSPLWSFEDTPRMPKSRYAIMTRYMPKVGTKGLDMMYRTCTIQVNLDFSSEEDMRQKMRVSMKLQSLATALFASSPFTEGKPNGLLSWRGDIWRDTDNQRSGVLPFTFMQDFGFKDYVEWALDVPMYFIVRDGKYHDCTHVTFRQFMNGALKGEVAEWQPTMGDWTNHLSTLFPDVRLKRFLEMRGADGGPWRRICALPAFWVGLLYDREALSAADALTADWSYDDVLALRDAVPVEGLNAGIAGNSLLGVAREVVDISRRGLKNRNRLNGDGQDESVFLSSLDEVLAKKTTLAEDLLSLYNGRWNGSVLPIFDEYQY from the coding sequence ATGGCACGCGATACGACCGACCAGACACCCCTCTCCTCCGTCACGGAGCTTACTGACTATCTGGCCGGTGGCTGCAGACCTGAAGCGGACTTCCGCATCGGCACCGAACATGAAAAGTTCGCGTTCTTCCGCAAGGACAATACGCCGGTTCCCTATTTCGGCGATGCCAGCATTTCGGCCCTCTTGAAGGGCATGCAGGAGAAGCTCGGCTGGGAACCGATCATGGACGGTGAAAACATCATCGGCCTTGGCGAACAGCATGGCATGGGTGCGATCTCCATCGAGCCCGGTGGTCAGTTCGAACTTTCTGGCGCACCGCTTGAGAACCTGCATCAGACCTGCAAGGAATCGAACCAGCATCTGGCGACCTTGCGCGAGGTCGCCGAACCCATGGGTATCCGTTTCCTTGGCGTTGGCGGCAGCCCTCTGTGGAGCTTTGAAGACACACCACGCATGCCGAAATCGCGCTACGCGATCATGACGCGCTATATGCCGAAAGTCGGGACCAAGGGTCTCGACATGATGTATCGCACCTGCACCATTCAGGTGAACCTCGACTTCTCCTCGGAAGAGGACATGCGCCAGAAGATGCGGGTTTCGATGAAGCTGCAATCTTTGGCAACGGCACTGTTTGCGTCCTCACCGTTTACAGAAGGCAAACCGAATGGTCTGCTCTCCTGGCGCGGCGATATCTGGCGCGACACGGACAACCAGCGTTCCGGCGTTCTACCCTTCACCTTCATGCAGGATTTCGGTTTCAAGGATTACGTGGAGTGGGCGCTGGATGTGCCGATGTACTTCATCGTGCGCGATGGCAAATATCACGATTGCACGCATGTGACCTTCCGCCAGTTCATGAACGGCGCATTGAAGGGCGAGGTTGCCGAATGGCAACCAACCATGGGTGACTGGACCAACCATCTGTCGACGCTCTTTCCGGACGTGCGCTTGAAGCGCTTCCTGGAGATGCGTGGTGCCGATGGCGGGCCATGGCGCCGCATTTGCGCCCTGCCCGCTTTCTGGGTTGGCCTTCTTTATGATCGCGAAGCTCTTTCGGCAGCAGACGCTCTGACAGCGGACTGGTCTTACGACGATGTTCTCGCACTGCGCGATGCCGTACCGGTCGAAGGTCTGAATGCCGGGATCGCTGGCAACTCGCTCTTAGGCGTTGCCCGCGAGGTCGTCGATATTTCTCGCCGCGGCCTGAAAAATCGCAATCGTCTGAACGGCGACGGACAGGACGAAAGCGTTTTCCTGTCATCGCTCGACGAGGTTCTTGCCAAGAAAACCACGCTCGCTGAAGACCTGCTGTCGCTCTACAACGGCCGCTGGAACGGGTCAGTCCTGCCGATTTTCGACGAATACCAGTATTGA